One Halarcobacter ebronensis genomic window carries:
- a CDS encoding OmpA family protein gives MENRDNNTNFWISYADLMAGLLFVFILLIGAIIVKYALLQDESNSLEARLKKERLALEKSKEELALKEDRLKNIVSELNKSEYEVLKLQEETKELNEKLKYKLLENEQLKLSIDEKIKLLQEFNLSKEELENRLAKLEKENKELIEKRESLNKLIVDQDEKYAKLEKENEAKLDVLVKESLDKEKLIELFKKKNQELEDEMKVIKTRLNDSQKDHLQLVTELENTKKKIKNLTGIKIRVITLLKEKLGKNIKIDPKSGNLTLSSNVLFDEGKSELKANSKVFLKNAVYDYFQTILSNDEINKYIDKIFIVGHTNSVGTFLYNLDLSQKRALSVMEFLLSLEFKNKEKLKELLVASGRSYLDPINDKDGKEDKEASRRIEIKLNIKNEEAIKEIESILE, from the coding sequence ATGGAAAATAGAGACAACAATACAAACTTTTGGATATCTTATGCCGATTTAATGGCGGGACTTCTTTTTGTTTTTATTCTTCTAATTGGAGCTATTATTGTAAAGTATGCGCTTTTACAAGATGAGAGCAATAGTTTAGAAGCAAGGCTAAAAAAAGAAAGATTGGCTTTAGAAAAGAGTAAAGAAGAGTTAGCTTTAAAAGAGGATAGACTAAAGAATATTGTAAGTGAGCTTAACAAAAGTGAATATGAAGTTTTAAAACTTCAAGAAGAGACAAAAGAGTTAAATGAAAAACTCAAATATAAGCTTTTGGAAAATGAACAATTAAAACTCTCAATAGATGAAAAAATAAAACTTTTACAAGAGTTTAATCTCTCAAAAGAGGAGCTTGAAAATAGACTTGCAAAACTTGAAAAAGAGAATAAAGAGTTAATAGAGAAAAGAGAGTCTCTTAATAAGCTTATTGTAGACCAAGATGAGAAGTATGCAAAACTTGAAAAAGAGAATGAAGCAAAACTTGATGTTTTGGTAAAAGAGAGTTTGGATAAAGAGAAATTAATTGAACTTTTTAAAAAGAAAAATCAAGAACTTGAAGATGAGATGAAAGTTATTAAAACAAGACTAAATGATAGTCAAAAAGATCATCTTCAATTGGTTACTGAACTTGAAAATACAAAGAAAAAAATAAAAAATCTTACAGGAATTAAAATAAGAGTTATTACTCTTTTAAAAGAGAAACTAGGCAAAAATATAAAAATAGATCCAAAGAGTGGGAATTTAACTCTATCTTCAAATGTACTTTTTGATGAGGGAAAATCTGAACTTAAAGCTAACTCTAAAGTCTTTTTAAAAAATGCAGTGTATGACTATTTTCAAACAATACTTTCAAATGATGAGATAAACAAATATATTGATAAAATCTTTATTGTTGGACATACAAACTCTGTTGGAACCTTTTTATATAATTTAGACCTTTCTCAAAAAAGGGCACTGTCAGTTATGGAGTTTTTATTGTCATTGGAGTTTAAAAATAAAGAGAAATTAAAAGAGCTTCTTGTTGCAAGTGGAAGATCATATCTTGACCCAATCAATGATAAAGATGGTAAAGAGGACAAAGAGGCTTCAAGAAGAATAGAGATAAAACTAAATATAAAAAATGAAGAAGCAATAAAAGAGATAGAGAGTATCCTGGAGTAG
- a CDS encoding TIGR03915 family putative DNA repair protein, whose amino-acid sequence MILLYDRTFEGFLTLVYEVYYKKLKPTAILKEKPTTLILEELIEIKSDEFKAKKVLSAIKKSFPKTSFELILNSFLCDKAEFEIDLLKYIILGFKNSNELFNINIPEVFYLQNLEKELFRNLHKMYGFLRFQELEDGVLYAKLESEFNLVYLLGKHFFKRLNNQNFIIHDIKRELAFIKNNLEIKVERILEFNEPNYSKEEEKFTKLWNRFFSATTIESRTNKKCQQNLVPLIYRTYMTEFI is encoded by the coding sequence ATGATTTTACTCTATGACAGAACCTTTGAAGGATTTTTAACTCTTGTTTACGAGGTCTATTATAAAAAATTAAAACCAACAGCAATTTTAAAAGAAAAACCAACAACTCTTATACTTGAAGAGTTAATTGAAATAAAAAGTGATGAATTTAAAGCAAAAAAGGTTTTAAGTGCCATAAAAAAGAGTTTTCCAAAAACAAGTTTTGAGCTTATATTAAACTCTTTTTTGTGTGATAAGGCTGAGTTTGAAATTGATCTTTTAAAATATATTATTTTAGGATTTAAGAACAGTAATGAGCTTTTTAATATAAATATTCCTGAAGTTTTTTATCTTCAAAATTTAGAAAAAGAGTTATTTAGAAATCTTCATAAAATGTATGGTTTTCTTAGATTTCAGGAGCTAGAAGATGGTGTTTTGTATGCAAAACTAGAATCTGAGTTCAATCTTGTATATCTTTTGGGAAAACACTTTTTTAAAAGATTAAATAATCAAAACTTTATTATCCATGATATAAAAAGAGAGCTGGCATTTATAAAAAACAATTTAGAGATCAAAGTAGAGAGAATCTTAGAGTTTAATGAGCCAAATTATTCAAAAGAGGAAGAGAAGTTTACAAAACTCTGGAATAGATTTTTTAGTGCAACAACAATAGAGAGTAGAACAAATAAAAAATGCCAACAGAACCTTGTACCCCTTATATATAGAACTTACATGACAGAATTTATATAA
- a CDS encoding putative DNA modification/repair radical SAM protein, whose amino-acid sequence MRKDIFEKMEILADSAKYDVSCSSSGSDNNYKTGEIGATHKSGICHTFTPDGRCVSLLKVLLTNYCIYDCAYCINRKSNEIKRAAFSPRELADITINFYKRNYIEGLFLSSGIIDSEDHTSTLILRTLKILRQEYRFNGYIHVKLIPGSDEKLIEQIVSLANRVSSNIELPSDKSLKLLAPNKTKQSVLQPLKLARDISMQKSSKPIGMSTQLIVGATPESDKDILKLSSVLYDKALLKRVYYSAYIPVNDDKNLPTIITKPPLLREHRLYQADWLLRFYDFSWEEIVNEQNPNLDEELDPKTFWALNNLQYFPMEINKVSKDELLRIPGVGVRGVFKILKARRYKSLDFEDLIKLKISLKRAKYFITCKGRYQKELPFESDRIKTALIAPTKKIEVKQPSLFDITYSAITGEL is encoded by the coding sequence ATGAGAAAAGATATTTTTGAAAAGATGGAAATCTTAGCTGATAGTGCCAAATATGATGTATCTTGCAGTTCAAGCGGAAGTGACAATAACTATAAAACAGGAGAGATAGGAGCAACTCACAAAAGTGGTATTTGTCACACTTTTACCCCTGATGGAAGATGTGTCTCATTATTAAAAGTACTTTTAACAAACTATTGCATCTATGATTGTGCTTACTGTATAAATAGAAAAAGCAATGAGATAAAAAGAGCTGCCTTTTCTCCTAGGGAGTTAGCTGATATCACAATTAATTTTTATAAAAGAAACTATATTGAAGGTTTATTTTTAAGTAGCGGAATAATTGATAGTGAAGATCATACAAGTACTCTTATACTAAGAACCCTTAAAATTTTAAGGCAAGAGTATAGATTTAATGGATATATTCATGTAAAACTAATTCCAGGAAGTGATGAAAAACTAATAGAACAAATAGTATCTCTTGCAAATAGAGTTAGCTCAAATATTGAACTTCCAAGTGATAAATCTCTAAAATTATTAGCTCCAAATAAAACAAAACAGAGTGTTCTGCAGCCACTTAAATTAGCTAGAGATATTAGTATGCAAAAGAGTTCAAAACCAATAGGAATGAGCACTCAACTAATAGTTGGAGCAACTCCTGAGAGTGACAAAGATATCTTAAAATTAAGTTCAGTTTTATATGATAAAGCCTTATTAAAAAGAGTTTATTATAGTGCATATATTCCTGTAAATGATGATAAAAATCTTCCAACAATTATTACCAAACCTCCACTTTTGAGAGAACATCGGCTTTATCAAGCTGATTGGCTTTTAAGATTTTATGACTTTTCTTGGGAAGAGATTGTAAATGAACAAAATCCAAATCTAGATGAAGAACTTGATCCAAAAACTTTTTGGGCTTTAAACAATCTTCAATACTTTCCAATGGAGATAAATAAAGTTTCAAAGGATGAACTTCTTCGTATTCCTGGAGTTGGAGTAAGAGGTGTATTTAAAATACTAAAAGCCAGACGTTATAAATCTTTGGACTTTGAAGATTTAATTAAACTAAAAATATCTCTAAAAAGAGCAAAATATTTTATAACCTGTAAAGGAAGATATCAAAAAGAGTTGCCCTTTGAGAGTGATAGAATCAAAACTGCTTTAATTGCTCCAACAAAAAAAATTGAAGTTAAACAACCCTCACTATTTGATATAACCTATAGCGCAATTACAGGTGAATTATGA
- a CDS encoding ABC1 kinase family protein translates to MTIYLVIKRKNSFIIFKPLSPKKLKETILVLGASFIKLAQVLATRADFFSKDYLAELKSLHDQIPPMRSDAFEKVFNKAFANKEIFEEFIIEPIASASIGQVHTAYLKNGKKVAVKLRREGIKEQVLADIKIINFFNRLFKPLFSHYTKNSIEAVVSEFSKMIVQEVSLNQELQNLKNFRKVYKKEKIRFPKAYRKYSNDDALVMSFEEGYRFDDKENLSKYKVDFKKIIANLVNFYTTQMLVNGYFHADPHPGNLLVNKKGELILLDFGMVKTVPNDKRVAIIELIKAANEQDYETYISASKRLGTIAYEAPSSELAEFTSKMFEIFSNDSLDSQSMQSLAFNVLEKTRNLPFKLPSDAIYILRVSAIIEGLGTTYIENFNGIKDILPILNKNIPKAIGAKDSIVETLISEIKELPFITKDFKTMVKKASEGTLEVELSKNQLEYLFKLKKESQKSYALSFALIFASLFYLLYGFEPKEFAIVIFLFGFLRLIYK, encoded by the coding sequence TTGACAATCTATTTAGTTATAAAAAGAAAAAATAGCTTTATTATCTTTAAACCCTTAAGCCCAAAAAAATTAAAAGAAACTATATTAGTTTTGGGAGCAAGTTTTATAAAACTAGCTCAAGTCTTAGCAACAAGAGCAGATTTCTTTTCAAAAGATTACTTAGCAGAGTTAAAAAGTCTGCACGATCAAATTCCTCCTATGAGAAGTGATGCTTTTGAAAAAGTATTTAATAAAGCCTTTGCAAATAAAGAAATCTTTGAAGAGTTTATTATTGAACCAATTGCTTCAGCTTCAATTGGACAAGTACATACAGCATATCTTAAAAACGGAAAAAAAGTAGCTGTAAAACTTAGACGTGAAGGAATAAAAGAGCAAGTTCTAGCAGATATTAAAATAATAAATTTTTTCAATAGACTCTTTAAACCTCTCTTTTCACACTATACAAAAAACTCAATTGAAGCAGTTGTAAGTGAATTTTCAAAGATGATTGTCCAAGAGGTCTCTTTAAATCAAGAGTTACAAAATTTAAAAAATTTTAGAAAGGTCTATAAAAAAGAGAAAATAAGATTTCCAAAAGCCTATAGAAAATACTCAAATGATGATGCACTTGTGATGAGTTTTGAAGAGGGTTATAGATTTGATGATAAAGAAAACCTTTCAAAATATAAAGTTGATTTCAAAAAGATTATTGCAAATTTAGTTAACTTCTACACAACTCAAATGTTGGTAAATGGTTATTTTCATGCCGATCCACACCCTGGAAATCTGCTTGTAAATAAAAAAGGTGAATTAATTCTTCTTGATTTTGGAATGGTTAAAACTGTACCAAATGACAAAAGGGTTGCAATTATTGAACTAATTAAAGCAGCCAATGAGCAAGACTATGAAACTTATATTAGTGCTAGTAAAAGGCTTGGAACAATTGCTTATGAAGCTCCAAGTAGTGAACTTGCAGAGTTTACTTCAAAAATGTTTGAAATCTTTTCAAATGATAGTTTAGATAGTCAATCTATGCAAAGTTTGGCTTTTAATGTTTTGGAAAAAACTAGAAATCTTCCCTTTAAACTTCCAAGTGATGCAATCTATATTTTAAGGGTTAGTGCAATAATTGAAGGACTTGGAACAACCTATATTGAGAACTTCAATGGAATAAAAGATATTTTGCCAATTTTAAATAAAAATATTCCAAAAGCAATAGGAGCAAAGGATTCAATTGTTGAAACATTAATCTCTGAGATAAAAGAGCTTCCTTTTATAACAAAAGATTTCAAAACTATGGTTAAAAAAGCAAGTGAAGGAACCCTTGAAGTTGAGCTCTCAAAAAATCAACTTGAATACCTCTTTAAACTAAAAAAAGAGAGTCAAAAATCTTACGCTCTCTCTTTTGCACTAATCTTTGCATCTCTCTTTTATCTTCTATATGGTTTTGAGCCAAAAGAGTTTGCAATTGTTATCTTTCTTTTTGGATTTTTAAGACTTATTTATAAGTAA
- the pdxH gene encoding pyridoxamine 5'-phosphate oxidase, which yields MPDLSKMRQEYTSKGLEQEDLEKSPFKQFEKWFNEALKAELIEPNAFTLATVGKDLRPTQRTVLLKIYDEKGFTFFSNYGSKKSQQIDENPNVSVHFAWLGLERQVRIEGEIKKIPKGESLKYFLSRPRGSQIGAWVSHQSKIVNSRTVLETKFDEMRKKFAKGEIPFPSFWGGYQIIPKYFEFWQGGLNRLHDRFAYKQKDNSWEISRLEP from the coding sequence ATGCCAGATTTGTCAAAAATGAGACAAGAATACACCTCAAAGGGTTTGGAACAAGAGGATTTAGAAAAAAGTCCTTTTAAGCAGTTTGAAAAATGGTTTAATGAAGCGCTAAAAGCTGAACTTATTGAACCAAACGCTTTTACCCTTGCAACTGTTGGAAAAGATTTAAGACCAACCCAGAGAACTGTGTTACTTAAAATATATGATGAAAAAGGGTTTACTTTTTTTTCAAATTATGGCAGTAAAAAATCTCAACAAATAGATGAAAATCCAAATGTAAGTGTCCACTTTGCTTGGCTTGGACTTGAAAGACAAGTAAGGATTGAAGGGGAAATTAAAAAAATCCCAAAGGGAGAGTCTTTGAAATATTTTCTCTCTCGACCTAGAGGTAGTCAAATTGGTGCTTGGGTCTCACATCAAAGTAAGATTGTAAACTCAAGAACAGTTTTAGAGACAAAATTTGATGAAATGAGAAAAAAATTTGCTAAAGGAGAGATCCCTTTCCCCTCTTTTTGGGGAGGATATCAGATTATTCCTAAGTACTTTGAGTTTTGGCAAGGGGGCTTAAATAGACTTCATGATAGATTTGCCTATAAACAAAAAGATAACTCTTGGGAAATAAGTAGGTTAGAGCCATAA
- a CDS encoding sirohydrochlorin chelatase, whose translation MKALIFVAHGSKKELSNNEFISMVESIKERVNTYDIIKASFLEIAEPSMDDASKRAIEEGAKEIYYYPFFLNSGRHVAVDIPNIIYTLKNSYDDVEFKILEHFGKSEYIEDIVLKDIYQNR comes from the coding sequence ATGAAAGCACTAATATTTGTAGCCCATGGAAGTAAAAAAGAGCTATCTAATAATGAGTTTATCTCAATGGTAGAGAGTATAAAAGAAAGAGTTAACACTTATGATATTATAAAAGCCTCTTTTTTAGAGATTGCAGAACCATCAATGGATGATGCAAGTAAAAGAGCTATTGAAGAGGGAGCAAAAGAGATATATTATTATCCTTTTTTCTTAAATAGTGGACGTCACGTAGCAGTTGATATTCCAAATATAATCTACACTTTAAAAAATAGTTATGATGATGTTGAGTTTAAAATATTAGAGCATTTTGGAAAATCAGAGTATATAGAAGATATTGTACTAAAAGATATTTATCAAAATAGATAA
- the thiE gene encoding thiamine phosphate synthase, giving the protein MLKKLKGLYVISDDLLTPKNTMLVQIEESLKGGAKIVQLRDKQSSDEDIEKIVLDIQNLCRRYKALFVLNDRVDLAIKLKCDGLHVGESDHYRIDKIREKYWGYLGVSCYGNLELAKEMENKRVDYVAFGSFFSSPTKPNAKVVDIDIIKEAKEHLNIPVCAIGGITTQNVSKLLTRGVDMVAVITDIWKSTDIKQKSEIYKKLMD; this is encoded by the coding sequence ATGCTTAAAAAACTAAAAGGTTTATATGTAATTAGTGATGATTTATTAACTCCAAAAAACACAATGCTTGTTCAAATAGAAGAGAGTCTTAAAGGTGGAGCTAAAATAGTACAATTAAGAGATAAACAAAGTAGTGATGAGGATATTGAAAAGATAGTTTTAGATATACAAAATCTATGTAGAAGATATAAAGCACTCTTTGTACTAAATGACAGAGTTGATTTAGCTATTAAACTTAAATGTGATGGTTTGCATGTGGGAGAGAGTGATCACTATAGAATTGATAAAATTAGAGAGAAGTATTGGGGTTATTTAGGAGTCTCTTGTTATGGTAATTTAGAGTTGGCAAAAGAGATGGAAAACAAAAGAGTAGATTATGTTGCTTTTGGTTCTTTTTTTAGTTCACCTACAAAACCAAATGCAAAAGTAGTTGATATTGATATAATTAAAGAAGCAAAAGAGCACTTAAATATACCTGTTTGTGCCATTGGTGGTATCACAACTCAAAATGTATCAAAACTTCTAACTAGAGGTGTTGATATGGTTGCAGTTATTACTGATATCTGGAAAAGTACTGACATAAAACAAAAGTCAGAAATATATAAAAAATTAATGGATTAA
- the thiD gene encoding bifunctional hydroxymethylpyrimidine kinase/phosphomethylpyrimidine kinase, with the protein MKVALTIAGSDSSGGAGIQADLKTFEAFGLFGCSAITVLTAQNTTGVTDIYEISPDFVKAQIEAVLKDFDVSVIKIGMLFSNEIIDVVKDVIKNLDIPIIFDPVFISKAGSKLLNDDAVENLKSLFQYSTLITPNLFEAKALFDYEELNKEAIEKIHSLPCKVVIKNDKKIKDDELLSLDTLFHEERKSLFYTKLIDTTNTHGTGCSFSSAIAANIALGKSIESSIEVAKYFIYNAVLNAPNLGHGMGPIAHKKGYECLKN; encoded by the coding sequence ATGAAAGTTGCTTTAACTATTGCGGGAAGTGACAGTAGTGGTGGAGCAGGAATTCAAGCAGACTTAAAAACCTTTGAGGCTTTTGGTCTTTTTGGATGTAGTGCAATTACAGTTTTAACTGCCCAAAATACTACAGGAGTAACAGATATTTATGAGATAAGTCCAGATTTTGTAAAGGCACAAATAGAGGCTGTTTTAAAAGATTTTGATGTTTCAGTTATTAAAATAGGAATGCTTTTTTCAAATGAAATTATTGATGTGGTCAAAGATGTAATAAAAAATCTTGATATTCCAATTATTTTTGATCCTGTATTTATCTCAAAAGCAGGTTCTAAACTTCTAAATGATGATGCGGTTGAGAATCTAAAATCTCTATTTCAATACTCAACACTGATTACTCCAAATCTTTTTGAAGCAAAAGCTTTGTTTGATTATGAAGAGTTAAACAAAGAGGCAATAGAGAAGATACACTCACTACCTTGTAAAGTAGTAATAAAAAATGATAAAAAAATCAAAGATGATGAACTTCTAAGTTTGGATACTCTTTTTCATGAGGAGAGAAAAAGTCTATTTTATACAAAACTTATAGATACAACAAACACCCATGGTACAGGGTGTAGTTTCTCAAGTGCAATTGCTGCAAATATTGCCCTTGGAAAATCTATTGAAAGCTCAATAGAGGTTGCAAAATATTTTATCTATAATGCAGTATTAAATGCACCAAACTTAGGTCATGGAATGGGACCAATAGCACATAAAAAAGGGTATGAATGCTTAAAAAACTAA
- the abc-f gene encoding ribosomal protection-like ABC-F family protein, producing the protein MLQVVNLKKAFGPRVLFQEINLKFDSGKRYGLIGANGAGKTTFLKILSGIEDATEGEIQVQSGKKIGTLGQNQFAYEKFSLFDTVLLGNKRLYDAVKEKEKLYLSEDFTDEINNRLGELEIICCEEDPTYEYDIKVTKILEDLGFPSSQHQDLMSTITGGDKFKVLLAQVLFPKPDILFLDEPTNNLDIKTIGWLENQLQHHEGTMVVISHDRHFLNAVCTHILDVDYKQIREFTGNYDDWYIASTVIAKQQQADMSKKLKEKEELEKFIARFSANASKAKQATSRQKQLDKLDIGAIQISSRRDPSIVFKQKREVGKEILTVKGISKSYDGEVVLNNISFTVEKGDKIALIGPNGIGKTTLCEVLVGNIKPDSGDVHWGATIQNGYFPQNATDMIDGDMTLYDWLRGFDREADISEIRNCLGRMLFNGQEQEKKVKSCSGGEKHRMMLSKIMLEQPNFMVLDEPTNHLDLEAIIALGEGLLAYPGSVICVSHDRELLDAYANRIIEIQPDGSIIDFKGSYEEFNDSKEGN; encoded by the coding sequence ATGTTACAAGTAGTAAATTTAAAGAAAGCATTTGGTCCTAGAGTGCTTTTTCAAGAAATTAACTTAAAATTTGATAGTGGGAAAAGATATGGTCTTATTGGTGCAAATGGTGCTGGTAAAACAACTTTCCTTAAAATCCTTTCAGGTATTGAAGATGCAACAGAGGGTGAAATTCAAGTTCAAAGTGGTAAAAAAATTGGGACATTGGGACAAAACCAATTTGCATATGAAAAATTTTCACTTTTTGATACAGTTTTATTAGGAAACAAAAGATTATATGATGCAGTAAAAGAGAAAGAGAAACTTTACTTAAGTGAAGATTTTACTGATGAGATAAACAATAGGTTAGGGGAGCTTGAGATTATCTGTTGTGAAGAGGATCCAACATATGAATATGATATTAAAGTTACTAAAATTTTAGAGGATTTAGGTTTTCCTTCAAGTCAACATCAAGATTTAATGAGCACAATTACAGGGGGAGATAAATTCAAAGTTTTATTAGCACAAGTTCTTTTCCCTAAACCTGATATCCTATTTCTAGATGAGCCTACAAACAACCTTGATATTAAAACAATTGGTTGGTTAGAAAACCAACTTCAACACCATGAAGGTACAATGGTTGTTATCTCTCACGATAGACACTTTTTAAATGCAGTTTGTACACATATTTTAGATGTTGATTATAAACAAATTAGAGAGTTTACAGGTAATTATGATGATTGGTATATTGCTTCAACAGTTATTGCTAAACAACAACAAGCTGATATGAGTAAAAAATTAAAAGAGAAAGAGGAGCTTGAGAAGTTTATTGCTAGATTTAGTGCAAATGCATCTAAAGCAAAACAAGCTACTTCAAGACAAAAACAACTTGACAAACTAGATATTGGAGCAATTCAAATATCAAGTAGAAGAGACCCATCTATTGTATTTAAACAAAAAAGAGAAGTAGGGAAAGAGATACTAACTGTAAAAGGAATCTCTAAATCTTATGATGGTGAAGTTGTGTTAAATAATATCTCTTTTACGGTTGAAAAAGGTGATAAAATTGCATTAATTGGACCAAATGGTATTGGTAAAACGACTCTTTGCGAAGTTTTAGTTGGAAATATCAAACCTGATTCTGGGGATGTTCATTGGGGTGCAACAATTCAAAATGGATATTTTCCTCAAAATGCTACAGATATGATTGATGGTGATATGACTCTTTACGATTGGTTAAGAGGTTTTGATAGGGAAGCGGATATCTCTGAGATTAGAAACTGTTTAGGAAGAATGCTATTTAATGGACAAGAGCAAGAGAAAAAAGTTAAATCTTGTTCAGGGGGAGAAAAGCATAGAATGATGTTATCAAAGATTATGCTTGAACAACCAAACTTTATGGTTCTTGATGAACCTACAAACCACCTTGATCTAGAAGCAATTATTGCTTTAGGAGAGGGACTTTTAGCATATCCTGGTTCTGTAATTTGTGTTTCTCACGATAGGGAACTACTTGATGCTTATGCAAATAGAATTATTGAGATCCAACCTGATGGTTCTATTATTGATTTTAAAGGTAGTTACGAAGAGTTTAATGATAGTAAAGAGGGAAATTAA
- a CDS encoding acyl-CoA thioesterase, producing MEGNYKREKSLTMTMLMTPDKANFTGNNVHGGEILKMLDHVAYACAARYTGMYAVTLSVDMVLFKNPIKIGSLVTFHASVNYTGRTSMEIGIKVISEDIKDHSIKNTNVCYFTMIAMDEDGNPSAVPKLEPETEDEKRRYNDAIQRREIRMSSRHAKL from the coding sequence ATGGAAGGGAATTACAAAAGGGAAAAATCATTAACAATGACTATGTTAATGACTCCAGATAAAGCTAATTTTACTGGAAATAATGTTCATGGTGGAGAGATCCTAAAAATGTTAGACCATGTTGCTTACGCCTGTGCTGCAAGATATACTGGAATGTATGCAGTAACGCTTTCTGTCGATATGGTACTATTTAAAAACCCTATAAAAATAGGTTCATTAGTAACTTTTCATGCCTCTGTAAACTATACAGGAAGAACCTCAATGGAGATTGGTATCAAAGTTATTTCTGAAGATATTAAAGATCACTCAATAAAAAATACAAACGTTTGTTACTTCACAATGATTGCAATGGATGAAGATGGAAATCCAAGCGCTGTTCCAAAACTAGAACCAGAAACAGAAGATGAAAAAAGAAGATATAACGACGCAATACAAAGAAGAGAGATTAGAATGTCTTCAAGACATGCTAAACTCTAA
- a CDS encoding response regulator, whose translation MEKINLLIVDDIADNIYSLRYLLEEKFDDINILEADNVKDALIIIMKNEVDLILSDIQMPEIDGFQFVEYLQGIEDTRHIPIILITGIYNNEIYQKKAYNSSSTVVDFITKPIDTEILCSKLNVFIKLFKERKKDKKEIAEKDKLLRSRDKIKTMLSNLDGLHDEIKEQILQTSEIKGLLLDEAELIDLDKLN comes from the coding sequence ATGGAAAAGATTAATCTGTTAATTGTTGATGATATTGCTGACAATATTTATTCTCTTAGATATCTTCTTGAAGAGAAATTTGATGACATAAATATTTTAGAAGCAGATAACGTAAAAGATGCTCTAATAATTATTATGAAAAATGAAGTGGATTTAATATTAAGTGATATACAAATGCCTGAGATTGATGGCTTCCAATTTGTTGAGTATCTACAAGGTATAGAGGATACAAGACATATTCCTATTATTTTAATTACAGGAATTTATAATAATGAAATTTATCAAAAAAAGGCTTATAACAGCTCTTCTACTGTTGTTGATTTTATTACAAAACCAATAGATACAGAGATTTTATGTTCAAAATTAAATGTCTTTATAAAACTTTTTAAAGAGAGAAAAAAAGATAAAAAAGAGATTGCTGAAAAAGACAAATTACTTAGAAGCAGAGATAAAATTAAAACAATGCTAAGTAATCTGGATGGGCTTCATGATGAAATAAAAGAGCAAATTTTACAAACAAGTGAGATAAAAGGGCTTCTTTTAGATGAAGCAGAATTAATTGATTTGGATAAATTAAACTAA